In one window of Candidatus Cloacimonadota bacterium DNA:
- a CDS encoding glutamate mutase L, whose protein sequence is MATELRSILATDCGSTTTKAILIEKIDGVYRLIVRGEAPTTVEAPFDDVTKGVLNAVEEVEDLVHLKGDKNRKILRNGKIVVPQKDNLGVDAYVSTSSAGGGLQMMVAGVVKSMTGESAERAALGAGAIVMDVLASNDKRLPHQRIERIRHLRPDMILLSGGIDGGTTKHVAELAEIISAADPKPRLGSGYKLPIIFAGNVEARDFVKENLSHKTDLIITDNIRPVLERENLGPARDKIHDLFMEHVMAQAPGYKKLMTWTIADTGMKKMEQVPIMPTPGAVGNIMKTIAKLENIEVVGVDIGGATTDIFSVFTDEQIFNRTVSANLGLSYSISNVLASTGIDNIMRWVPFEIPEYQLRNMIKNKMIRPTTIPFLMKELILEQAIAKEALRLAFEQHKEFAVTLKGTQKESEIADAFAQTVSGQTIVDMGSLDILVGSGGVLSHAPRRNQAAMMLIDGFLPEGITKLAVDSIFMMPQLGVLSTISEKAATEVFNKDCLIHLGTCVAPKGKYKEGKIALHAKIELPDRVYEEDIKFGEMVLLKLGVGQNAKAKLKPLSGLDLGAGRNTEVNTKLSGGVVGIIIDTRGREIHYDESLNKETMRIHLPSENSERIKALKKWMEALEVYPKNKLD, encoded by the coding sequence ATGGCAACTGAGTTGCGTTCAATTCTTGCAACAGATTGTGGAAGCACTACAACCAAAGCCATTTTAATTGAGAAAATAGATGGTGTGTATAGACTCATTGTTAGAGGAGAAGCACCAACAACTGTTGAAGCACCATTTGATGATGTTACTAAAGGAGTGCTGAATGCAGTTGAAGAAGTAGAGGATTTAGTCCATTTGAAAGGTGATAAAAATAGAAAAATATTACGAAATGGAAAGATAGTTGTCCCTCAAAAAGATAATCTTGGTGTGGATGCCTATGTATCTACCAGCAGTGCTGGTGGTGGATTGCAGATGATGGTTGCTGGGGTTGTAAAGAGTATGACCGGTGAAAGTGCAGAAAGAGCTGCATTAGGAGCTGGTGCTATTGTGATGGATGTTCTGGCAAGCAATGATAAGAGACTTCCACATCAGAGAATTGAAAGAATTCGTCATTTACGACCAGATATGATACTACTTTCCGGTGGTATTGATGGGGGAACAACAAAACATGTTGCAGAGCTTGCAGAAATTATCTCAGCAGCAGACCCGAAACCCAGATTAGGCTCAGGCTACAAACTACCAATTATTTTTGCTGGAAATGTAGAAGCTCGGGATTTTGTTAAGGAAAACCTCTCACACAAAACAGATCTAATTATAACTGATAATATTCGTCCTGTCCTTGAGCGAGAAAATCTAGGACCTGCAAGAGATAAAATCCACGACTTATTTATGGAACATGTTATGGCTCAAGCCCCGGGTTATAAAAAACTAATGACATGGACAATTGCTGATACAGGTATGAAGAAGATGGAACAGGTTCCTATTATGCCTACTCCAGGTGCTGTAGGTAATATTATGAAGACAATCGCTAAATTAGAAAATATTGAAGTCGTCGGTGTGGATATTGGAGGCGCTACCACAGACATTTTCTCTGTATTTACTGATGAGCAGATATTTAACAGAACTGTTAGTGCTAATCTTGGATTGAGTTATAGCATCTCAAATGTGCTCGCTTCTACAGGAATAGATAATATTATGCGTTGGGTTCCTTTTGAAATTCCAGAGTATCAGCTGAGAAATATGATAAAAAATAAAATGATTCGTCCAACCACAATACCTTTTCTTATGAAAGAACTTATCTTAGAACAGGCAATTGCAAAAGAAGCTTTACGACTCGCTTTTGAACAGCATAAAGAATTTGCAGTTACATTAAAAGGGACTCAGAAAGAGAGTGAAATCGCTGATGCATTTGCTCAAACCGTCTCAGGACAAACTATTGTGGATATGGGGTCTCTTGATATTCTTGTTGGAAGTGGAGGAGTCCTGTCTCATGCTCCTCGTAGAAATCAAGCAGCTATGATGCTTATTGACGGATTTCTGCCAGAAGGTATAACTAAACTCGCTGTTGATAGCATCTTTATGATGCCACAATTAGGTGTGCTTTCAACAATAAGTGAAAAGGCAGCTACTGAAGTTTTTAACAAAGACTGTTTGATTCACTTAGGAACATGTGTTGCACCAAAAGGTAAATATAAAGAAGGTAAGATTGCATTGCATGCTAAAATTGAATTGCCAGATAGGGTATATGAAGAAGATATTAAGTTTGGAGAAATGGTTTTACTTAAACTTGGTGTAGGACAAAATGCAAAAGCAAAATTGAAACCTCTATCTGGACTGGATTTAGGTGCTGGTAGAAATACGGAGGTCAATACCAAACTCTCCGGAGGGGTTGTTGGAATCATTATTGATACACGAGGTAGAGAAATACATTATGATGAAAGCCTTAACAAGGAAACAATGCGAATTCATTTACCCTCAGAAAATTCAGAAAGAATTAAAGCATTAAAAAAATGGATGGAAGCATTAGAAGTCTATCCAAAGAATAAGTTGGATTAG